One Oncorhynchus keta strain PuntledgeMale-10-30-2019 chromosome 22, Oket_V2, whole genome shotgun sequence DNA window includes the following coding sequences:
- the LOC118401093 gene encoding guanine nucleotide-binding protein G(s) subunit alpha-like isoform X1, translated as MGLSGSDKATYYFTSFYCIFFRKMACFGIGNKTKGTCGEEEEKARREANKRIEKQLKKDKQQYYKSHRLLLLGDCDSGKSTIFNQMRLLDTELTAEEKLMQYMQHKKASGICETYFRVGEYVFYLFNGSGGWRSTRRVFWDQSAYILVVDSSSYDMVCQEDNQTNQLQEALNNFENLWRRMRTMDCPVFLFLNKQDLLAEKVLAGKSKIEDYFPEFAHYTSHEHTTPVQGEDPSVTRAKYFIRDKFLKISASGDEDMHKCFPFFTCAIDLENIQRTFRDCGDKLNFCSS; from the coding sequence atgggcctTTCTGGCTCAGACAAGGCTACTTATTACTTTACCTccttttattgtattttttttaggAAGATGGCTTGTTTTGGCATTGGTAATAAGACCAAAGGCACAtgtggagaagaagaggagaaggcaCGGAGAGAAGCAAACAAAAGGATTGAGAAACAGCTTAAAAAAGATAAACAGCAATACTATAAATCTCACAGGCTCCTACTACTAGGAGATTGTGACTCAGGGAAAAGCACAATATTCAATCAGATGCGATTGTTGGACACAGAATTAACTGCGGAGGAGAAATTAATGCAATACATGCAACACAAAAAAGCTTCAGGCATTTGTGAGACATATTTCAGAGTAGGAGAATACGTTTTTTATTTGTTCAATGGCAGTGGTGGATGGAGATCCACAAGGAGAGTGTTTTGGGACCAGTCGGCCTATATTTTAGTGGTGGACAGCAGCAGCTATGATATGGTGTGTCAGGAAGACAATCAGACCAACCAACTGCAGGAGGCACTAAACAACTTTGAGAACCTCTGGCGCAGAATGCGGACAATGGACTGTCCTGTCTTCCTCTTTTTGAACAAACAGGACCTCCTCGCAGAGAAGGTGTTGGCGGGGAAATCTAAAATAGAGGATTATTTTCCAGAGTTTGCACACTACACTTCGCATGAACATACAACACCAGTACAAGGGGAGGATCCAAGTGTCACCAGGGCAAAGTACTTCATACGTGACAAGTTTTTGAAGATCTCAGCCAGTGGAGATGAGGATATGCACAAATGTTTTCCTTTTTTCACCTGTGCAATCGACTTGGAAAACATCCAGCGTACCTTCAGAGACTGTGGAGATAAGTTAAACTTTTGCTCATCATGA
- the LOC118401093 gene encoding guanine nucleotide-binding protein G(s) subunit alpha-like isoform X3, with amino-acid sequence MACFGIGNKTKGTCGEEEEKARREANKRIEKQLKKDKQQYYKSHRLLLLGDCDSGKSTIFNQMRLLDTELTAEEKLMQYMQHKKASGICETYFRVGEYVFYLFNGSGGWRSTRRVFWDQSAYILVVDSSSYDMVCQEDNQTNQLQEALNNFENLWRRMRTMDCPVFLFLNKQDLLAEKVLAGKSKIEDYFPEFAHYTSHEHTTPVQGEDPSVTRAKYFIRDKFLKISASGDEDMHKCFPFFTCAIDLENIQRTFRDCGDKLNFCSS; translated from the coding sequence ATGGCTTGTTTTGGCATTGGTAATAAGACCAAAGGCACAtgtggagaagaagaggagaaggcaCGGAGAGAAGCAAACAAAAGGATTGAGAAACAGCTTAAAAAAGATAAACAGCAATACTATAAATCTCACAGGCTCCTACTACTAGGAGATTGTGACTCAGGGAAAAGCACAATATTCAATCAGATGCGATTGTTGGACACAGAATTAACTGCGGAGGAGAAATTAATGCAATACATGCAACACAAAAAAGCTTCAGGCATTTGTGAGACATATTTCAGAGTAGGAGAATACGTTTTTTATTTGTTCAATGGCAGTGGTGGATGGAGATCCACAAGGAGAGTGTTTTGGGACCAGTCGGCCTATATTTTAGTGGTGGACAGCAGCAGCTATGATATGGTGTGTCAGGAAGACAATCAGACCAACCAACTGCAGGAGGCACTAAACAACTTTGAGAACCTCTGGCGCAGAATGCGGACAATGGACTGTCCTGTCTTCCTCTTTTTGAACAAACAGGACCTCCTCGCAGAGAAGGTGTTGGCGGGGAAATCTAAAATAGAGGATTATTTTCCAGAGTTTGCACACTACACTTCGCATGAACATACAACACCAGTACAAGGGGAGGATCCAAGTGTCACCAGGGCAAAGTACTTCATACGTGACAAGTTTTTGAAGATCTCAGCCAGTGGAGATGAGGATATGCACAAATGTTTTCCTTTTTTCACCTGTGCAATCGACTTGGAAAACATCCAGCGTACCTTCAGAGACTGTGGAGATAAGTTAAACTTTTGCTCATCATGA
- the LOC118401093 gene encoding guanine nucleotide-binding protein G(s) subunit alpha-like isoform X2: MIYLVRIPPRDILLQCKKMACFGIGNKTKGTCGEEEEKARREANKRIEKQLKKDKQQYYKSHRLLLLGDCDSGKSTIFNQMRLLDTELTAEEKLMQYMQHKKASGICETYFRVGEYVFYLFNGSGGWRSTRRVFWDQSAYILVVDSSSYDMVCQEDNQTNQLQEALNNFENLWRRMRTMDCPVFLFLNKQDLLAEKVLAGKSKIEDYFPEFAHYTSHEHTTPVQGEDPSVTRAKYFIRDKFLKISASGDEDMHKCFPFFTCAIDLENIQRTFRDCGDKLNFCSS; the protein is encoded by the coding sequence gAAGATGGCTTGTTTTGGCATTGGTAATAAGACCAAAGGCACAtgtggagaagaagaggagaaggcaCGGAGAGAAGCAAACAAAAGGATTGAGAAACAGCTTAAAAAAGATAAACAGCAATACTATAAATCTCACAGGCTCCTACTACTAGGAGATTGTGACTCAGGGAAAAGCACAATATTCAATCAGATGCGATTGTTGGACACAGAATTAACTGCGGAGGAGAAATTAATGCAATACATGCAACACAAAAAAGCTTCAGGCATTTGTGAGACATATTTCAGAGTAGGAGAATACGTTTTTTATTTGTTCAATGGCAGTGGTGGATGGAGATCCACAAGGAGAGTGTTTTGGGACCAGTCGGCCTATATTTTAGTGGTGGACAGCAGCAGCTATGATATGGTGTGTCAGGAAGACAATCAGACCAACCAACTGCAGGAGGCACTAAACAACTTTGAGAACCTCTGGCGCAGAATGCGGACAATGGACTGTCCTGTCTTCCTCTTTTTGAACAAACAGGACCTCCTCGCAGAGAAGGTGTTGGCGGGGAAATCTAAAATAGAGGATTATTTTCCAGAGTTTGCACACTACACTTCGCATGAACATACAACACCAGTACAAGGGGAGGATCCAAGTGTCACCAGGGCAAAGTACTTCATACGTGACAAGTTTTTGAAGATCTCAGCCAGTGGAGATGAGGATATGCACAAATGTTTTCCTTTTTTCACCTGTGCAATCGACTTGGAAAACATCCAGCGTACCTTCAGAGACTGTGGAGATAAGTTAAACTTTTGCTCATCATGA